From Oncorhynchus mykiss isolate Arlee chromosome 6, USDA_OmykA_1.1, whole genome shotgun sequence, the proteins below share one genomic window:
- the LOC118965023 gene encoding cilia- and flagella-associated protein 251-like, with protein MVIDEKEVEEEEVDEEEVDEAEKEMYEEEKEVDEKVDEGLDEEEEEEVDEEVDEEEEVDEEEEEVGEEVDEEEEVDEEEEEVDEEEEEVEEVDEEVDEEEEEVDEEEEEVDEEVDEEEVDKEEEEEMDEEEEDEEEEVDEEEEEEEEVDEEVDEEEEEMDEEEEEVDEEVDEEEVDKEEEEEMDEEVDEEVDEEVDEEEEVDEEEEEEVDEEEVDEEEEEVEEEEEEVEEEEKEEEEVDKEVDEEPLPASPLPPPSLSPAFHSLPAASPQPLPASPLPPPSLPRLPAASPASPASFQSLPASPQNLLASPQTLLASPQTLPASPLPPPSLSRPPQPPSSLSLPPTRLSLPPPRLSLPLPSIPQPLPASLRPSPAFPCLPMVFPQPPQPPPVSSSTGGISASRL; from the exons ATGG TTATTGATGAgaaggaagtggaggaggaggaagtggacgaGGAGGAGGTGGACGAGGCGGAGAAGGAGATGtacgaggaggagaaggaagtggaCGAGAAGGTGGACGAGGGGttggacgaggaggaggaggaggag gtggacgaggaggtggatgaggaggaggaggtggacgaggaggaggaggaggtgggcgaggaggtggatgaggaggaggaggtggacgaggaggaggaggaggtagacgaggaggaggaggaggtggaggaggtggacgAGGAGgtggacgaggaggaggaagaggtggacgaggaggaggaggaggtggacgaGGAGGTGGACGAGGAGGAGgtggacaaggaggaggaggaggagatggacgaGGAG gaggaggatgaggaggaggaggtagacgaggaggaggaggaggaggaggaggtggacgaGGAGgtggacgaggaggaggaagagatggacgaggaggaggaggaggtggacgaggaggtggatgaggaggaggtggacaaggaggaggaggaggagatggacgaggaggtggatgaggaggtggatgaggaggtggatgaggaggaggaggtggacgaggaggaggaggaggaggtagacgAGGAGGAggtggacgaggaggaggaggaggtggaggaggaggaggaggaggtggag gaggaggagaaggaggaggaggaggtggacaaggaggtggatgaggag CCTCTCCCGGCCTCCCCGCTGCCTCCCCCCAGCCTCTCCCCAGCATTCCACAGCCTCCCCGCTGCCTCCCCCCAGCCTCTCCCGGCCTCCCCGCTGCCTCCTCCCAGCCTCCCCAGGCTCCCCGCTGCCTCACCAGCCTCCCCAGCCTCCTTccagtctctccctgcctccccccagAATCTCCTTGCCTCCCCCCAGACTCTCCTTGCCTCCCCCCagactctccctgcctccccgctGCCTCCCCCCAGCCTCTCCCGGCCTCCCCAGCCTCCCTCcagcctctccctgcctcccaccAGACTCTCATTGCCTCCCCCCagactctccctgcctctccccagCATTCCAcagcctctccctgcctccctccgaCCTTCCCCAGCCTTCCCCTGCCTCCCAATGGTCTTCCCCCAGCCTCCCCAGCCTCCCCCAGTCTCCTCCAGCACTGGTGGCATTTCAGCCAGTAGGCTCTGA